From the genome of Ectobacillus sp. JY-23, one region includes:
- a CDS encoding HAD family hydrolase — MIKAVLFDLDGTLLDRDASLRLFIKDQYRRYAHALHHIPEKAFKERFIHLDQRGYVWKDKVYKELIREYKIEGVTWEELLADYVSKFQHSCTPFPNLALLLRLLQEKRMQLGIITNGFTNFQTANLRALGLHQYIDAIFISEQEGLKKPNPALFQRALCYLNVKPEESLYVGDHPDNDVRGARQAGMHAVWKRDPFWGEAFIGDDVVDDLLEIIAVIERYKSGTCRNK, encoded by the coding sequence ATGATAAAAGCCGTTCTCTTTGACCTCGATGGCACCTTGCTGGACCGAGATGCCTCGCTGCGTTTGTTTATTAAAGATCAATATAGGCGTTATGCACATGCGCTCCACCATATACCAGAGAAGGCATTTAAAGAACGCTTTATCCATCTGGACCAAAGGGGCTACGTTTGGAAAGACAAGGTATATAAGGAACTCATACGAGAATATAAAATAGAAGGGGTTACTTGGGAGGAGCTGCTGGCTGATTATGTATCTAAATTTCAGCATAGCTGCACACCGTTTCCTAATCTTGCACTACTGCTGCGGCTATTGCAGGAAAAAAGGATGCAGCTTGGCATCATCACCAACGGCTTTACCAATTTTCAGACCGCCAATTTACGGGCACTTGGGTTGCACCAATATATAGATGCTATTTTCATCTCAGAGCAAGAAGGCCTTAAAAAACCGAACCCAGCACTTTTTCAAAGAGCACTATGCTACCTGAACGTGAAACCAGAGGAGAGCTTGTATGTCGGCGACCATCCTGATAACGATGTGCGAGGGGCGCGCCAAGCCGGGATGCATGCCGTATGGAAACGTGATCCCTTTTGGGGCGAGGCGTTTATCGGGGACGATGTAGTTGATGATTTACTTGAAATCATTGCAGTTATTGAGAGGTACAAATCAGGAACCTGTCGAAATAAGTAA
- a CDS encoding dipeptide epimerase, whose product MKITDIKVTRRLIPLRKPFKTALRTATEIENVEVAIHTDAGIIGKGSAAPTPVITGDFASGIEEALQGPIRAVLLGKDVADFQMLLTSIQSSCIGNTSAKAAADMALHDLYCRSLGVSLSMWLGGRKKIRTDMTVGVDTPSVMAQEAATHVQNGFDKLKVKVGMDAALDLERITAIKEQVPSHIQLRLDANQGWTPREAVALIREMEARELGIELVEQPVHAKDWEGLKYVTERVNTPIMADESIFSAADAMKLVQGRYVDLLNIKLMKCGGIREAWRIADIAQTAGVKCMVGSMMESSLSVAAIAHVAEAHPNIHYIDLDAPLWLSEEPIGISYDGANILLDKVKEKSLS is encoded by the coding sequence ATGAAAATTACAGATATAAAAGTAACGAGGCGTCTTATCCCGTTACGAAAGCCATTTAAAACCGCGCTGCGCACCGCAACGGAAATTGAAAATGTAGAGGTTGCGATTCATACGGATGCGGGCATCATCGGAAAAGGAAGCGCTGCACCGACACCGGTCATTACAGGAGATTTTGCCAGCGGCATTGAAGAAGCGCTGCAAGGTCCGATTCGCGCTGTGCTGCTTGGAAAAGATGTAGCTGACTTCCAAATGCTTTTAACCAGCATTCAGTCCTCGTGTATCGGTAACACCAGCGCTAAAGCAGCAGCCGACATGGCGCTGCACGATTTATATTGCCGCAGTCTTGGTGTTTCACTTTCAATGTGGCTCGGGGGCAGAAAAAAAATACGCACCGACATGACTGTTGGTGTGGATACTCCATCGGTTATGGCACAAGAGGCGGCCACTCATGTGCAAAATGGCTTTGACAAACTGAAAGTGAAGGTAGGTATGGATGCCGCACTGGATTTAGAGCGTATCACCGCGATTAAGGAGCAGGTACCATCTCATATCCAGCTTAGGCTGGACGCCAATCAGGGCTGGACACCGCGGGAAGCGGTAGCGCTCATTCGAGAAATGGAAGCGCGCGAGCTTGGGATCGAACTTGTAGAACAGCCAGTGCATGCCAAGGACTGGGAGGGCTTGAAATACGTGACAGAGCGCGTGAATACACCAATTATGGCTGATGAAAGCATCTTTTCCGCAGCTGATGCTATGAAGCTTGTACAAGGACGTTACGTAGATTTACTAAATATTAAACTCATGAAATGTGGTGGAATTCGTGAGGCATGGCGTATCGCTGACATCGCTCAAACAGCGGGAGTGAAATGCATGGTCGGCAGCATGATGGAATCCTCCTTGTCGGTTGCAGCGATAGCACATGTAGCAGAGGCACACCCAAACATTCATTACATCGATCTTGACGCACCGCTGTGGCTTTCCGAAGAGCCGATTGGCATAAGTTACGATGGAGCAAATATCCTGCTTGATAAAGTAAAAGAAAAGAGCCTATCATAG
- a CDS encoding DUF871 domain-containing protein — MNQLGISIYPEHSTVERDKAYIALAHKYGFKRIFTCLLSLTGDKETIIANLKETIDYANELDMQVLLDIAPRVFGSLGISYQDLSFFHELGAYGIRLDMGFTGNEESIMTYNPYGLKIEVTMSNATRYIENIMAYKPNTKNLLGSHNFYPHRYAGLSYEHFIKSSRQFKELGLRTAAFVNAQSATFGPWPVTEGLCTLEMHRDLPLKVQVKHLFATGLIDDVIIANAYASEEELRAMSEVDPEMLTFDVTLHDSITDLEKTIVLDEFHFYRGDVSDYLIRSTQSRVKYKAEEFKPTYTPDMRRGDIMIENELYGQYKGELQIALREMKNSGKTNVVGRIDEDELILLDHLEPWGKFKFRVKQ; from the coding sequence ATGAATCAGCTAGGTATCTCGATTTATCCAGAACATTCCACTGTCGAACGTGATAAAGCGTATATCGCACTTGCTCATAAATATGGCTTTAAACGAATTTTTACATGCTTATTATCGTTGACGGGTGATAAAGAAACGATTATTGCCAACTTAAAGGAAACCATCGATTACGCAAATGAGCTGGATATGCAGGTACTTCTCGACATTGCGCCGCGCGTGTTCGGCAGCCTTGGCATCTCCTATCAAGATCTATCGTTTTTCCATGAACTGGGCGCATACGGCATCCGCCTTGACATGGGCTTTACCGGCAATGAAGAATCTATTATGACTTACAATCCGTATGGTTTGAAAATTGAAGTAACGATGAGCAACGCGACGCGTTATATTGAAAATATTATGGCGTACAAGCCGAATACAAAAAACTTACTTGGTTCTCATAACTTTTATCCGCATCGCTACGCGGGACTTTCGTACGAGCACTTTATCAAATCAAGCCGTCAATTTAAAGAGCTTGGCTTACGTACGGCGGCGTTTGTAAATGCGCAAAGCGCTACGTTCGGACCTTGGCCGGTGACAGAAGGCTTGTGTACATTGGAAATGCATCGCGATCTGCCACTGAAGGTGCAGGTGAAGCATTTGTTCGCGACAGGTCTCATTGATGATGTGATTATTGCGAATGCTTATGCTTCTGAGGAAGAATTGCGGGCGATGAGCGAGGTAGATCCGGAAATGCTAACATTTGACGTGACGCTGCACGACAGCATCACAGACCTTGAGAAAACAATAGTACTGGACGAATTCCATTTCTACCGCGGTGATGTATCCGACTATTTAATTCGCTCGACACAATCGCGCGTGAAATATAAGGCGGAAGAGTTCAAGCCAACATATACACCCGACATGAGACGCGGGGACATTATGATTGAAAATGAATTGTACGGTCAATACAAGGGCGAACTGCAAATCGCGCTGCGCGAAATGAAAAATTCCGGCAAAACAAATGTGGTCGGCCGTATTGACGAAGATGAATTAATTTTATTAGATCACCTCGAGCCTTGGGGGAAATTTAAGTTTCGTGTCAAACAATAA
- the anmK gene encoding anhydro-N-acetylmuramic acid kinase AnmK yields MVYAVGLMSGTSLDGVDAALVSIEENGADIQVTLVDFISAPIPPDVRDEIVDSLSVERSTVQGICSLNFKLGHLFAAAAKAVCDKANVPLSDICVIGSHGQTIWHQPEREGAFVPSTLQIGEPAVIAYETNVPVVSNFRTMDMAAGGQGAPLVPYTEWRLYRSEATSRLLQNIGGIGNVTIMPKRAKLEEVYAFDTGPGNMIIDEMCSKLFGVPYDKNGAFAARGTVNEAMLARCMSVPYIAAEPPKSTGRELFGEAFAAQMLAEYAHLSPYDQLATITMFTAKSIADSYQRFVFPHHKVDEIIVGGGGSYNDTLMNMLRDLLPGYRVLTQEDAGFSSEAKEAVAFALLAYETMNDRPSNVPSATGAKSAVILGNITTIKR; encoded by the coding sequence ATGGTGTATGCAGTAGGATTAATGTCTGGTACATCGCTTGATGGTGTAGACGCTGCACTAGTCAGTATTGAAGAAAACGGCGCGGATATACAAGTGACGCTGGTCGATTTTATTTCTGCGCCAATCCCACCGGACGTTCGCGATGAAATTGTGGACAGTCTATCGGTCGAACGTTCGACCGTGCAAGGCATTTGCAGCTTAAACTTTAAGCTGGGCCACCTGTTTGCGGCAGCTGCTAAAGCGGTGTGCGACAAGGCGAATGTACCCCTTAGCGACATCTGTGTTATCGGCTCACATGGCCAAACCATTTGGCATCAACCGGAGCGAGAAGGTGCATTTGTACCATCTACACTCCAAATTGGCGAGCCAGCGGTGATTGCATATGAAACGAATGTGCCGGTCGTATCTAATTTCCGTACGATGGACATGGCAGCTGGTGGACAAGGTGCTCCTTTAGTGCCGTACACTGAGTGGCGCTTATATAGAAGTGAAGCGACGTCACGCCTTCTGCAAAATATCGGCGGCATCGGCAATGTGACGATCATGCCCAAGCGAGCGAAGCTGGAAGAAGTGTACGCGTTTGATACGGGGCCAGGCAATATGATTATTGATGAAATGTGCTCTAAGCTGTTTGGTGTACCGTACGATAAAAACGGGGCATTTGCAGCGCGAGGAACGGTAAACGAAGCTATGCTTGCACGCTGTATGAGTGTTCCATATATTGCTGCAGAGCCGCCAAAGTCAACGGGGCGTGAATTATTTGGAGAAGCATTCGCGGCGCAAATGCTGGCAGAATACGCGCATTTGTCTCCGTATGATCAACTTGCGACCATTACGATGTTTACGGCAAAATCGATTGCAGATAGCTATCAGCGCTTCGTGTTTCCGCATCATAAAGTGGATGAAATTATTGTGGGCGGAGGCGGCAGCTACAATGATACGCTGATGAACATGCTGCGTGATTTATTGCCGGGTTACCGCGTTCTCACGCAAGAAGATGCCGGTTTTTCCTCGGAAGCGAAGGAAGCAGTGGCATTTGCGCTGCTTGCCTATGAAACAATGAACGACCGCCCGAGCAATGTGCCAAGCGCGACAGGCGCAAAGTCAGCGGTTATTTTAGGAAATATCACAACCATAAAAAGATAG
- a CDS encoding PTS sugar transporter subunit IIC: MNSFVNFLEKNLSGPMARLSEQKHLRAIRDGVISALPFIIIGSLFLIIAFPPVAKDSALAIWAQKHIFEILIPYRLTMFIMSLYIAFGIGYNLAKSYKLDPLSGAQLAVGAFLMTIAPKVMDKVGFVLPMTNLGGHGLFVAMLVSIFAVEVLRFCKQKNITIKMPEQVPTSVARSFESLIPVAIVIGVMTLITVVFAIDLHTLVDKAVAPLVKAGDSLPGILIPVFLITFFWAFGIHGVSIVGTVARPVWEVYLAKNAEAVAAGQTIPYTAPETFFQWFIWIGGSGATLGLVLAMLFFSKSQYGKALGRTTLVPSIFNINEPVIFGAPIVLNPILIIPFVIIPIITATLSYFATVLGFVNPTYIMVPWTLPAPIGAYLATGGDWRAIILVLVNIAISFFIYLPFFKMYDKRLLEQEGTNENNVA, from the coding sequence ATGAATTCATTTGTTAACTTTTTAGAGAAAAACCTTTCCGGTCCTATGGCACGCTTGTCTGAGCAAAAGCATTTGCGCGCCATTCGTGACGGTGTTATTTCTGCATTACCGTTTATCATTATCGGAAGTTTGTTTTTAATTATCGCGTTCCCGCCGGTAGCGAAGGACTCTGCGCTTGCGATTTGGGCACAAAAACATATTTTTGAAATCTTAATTCCGTATCGCCTGACGATGTTTATCATGTCGCTCTACATAGCCTTCGGAATCGGGTATAATCTCGCGAAGAGCTACAAGCTCGACCCGCTTTCCGGTGCACAGCTTGCGGTAGGTGCGTTCTTAATGACGATTGCGCCAAAGGTGATGGATAAAGTCGGCTTTGTGTTGCCGATGACAAACCTTGGTGGCCACGGCTTGTTTGTGGCGATGCTAGTTTCCATTTTTGCGGTAGAAGTATTGCGTTTCTGTAAGCAAAAGAACATTACAATTAAAATGCCTGAGCAAGTACCGACTTCGGTTGCGCGCTCATTTGAATCTTTAATTCCGGTTGCAATTGTAATCGGTGTCATGACACTTATTACAGTCGTATTTGCGATTGATTTACACACGCTTGTTGATAAAGCAGTTGCACCTTTAGTAAAAGCGGGCGACAGCTTACCTGGTATTTTGATTCCGGTCTTTTTAATTACATTCTTCTGGGCTTTTGGTATTCATGGTGTATCTATCGTTGGTACAGTTGCACGTCCGGTATGGGAAGTATATTTGGCGAAAAACGCTGAGGCGGTTGCCGCAGGTCAAACAATTCCTTATACAGCGCCTGAAACATTCTTTCAATGGTTCATCTGGATTGGCGGTTCCGGTGCGACACTTGGTTTGGTATTAGCGATGCTGTTCTTCTCTAAATCACAGTATGGTAAAGCGTTAGGACGTACAACTCTTGTACCAAGTATTTTCAATATTAATGAACCGGTTATTTTCGGTGCACCAATTGTATTAAATCCGATTCTAATTATTCCATTTGTTATCATTCCAATCATTACAGCAACTCTTTCTTATTTTGCGACAGTGCTTGGCTTTGTTAATCCAACATATATTATGGTACCTTGGACATTACCGGCACCAATTGGAGCTTACTTGGCCACAGGTGGTGACTGGAGAGCAATTATTCTCGTTCTTGTGAATATCGCGATTTCGTTCTTTATCTACTTACCATTCTTCAAAATGTATGATAAGAGATTACTAGAGCAAGAGGGAACAAACGAAAATAACGTAGCTTAA
- a CDS encoding PTS lactose/cellobiose transporter subunit IIA, whose product MTNQEQDIFEIISHGGNARSLAYEALTAAEEYDFEKAESLLKEASAELGHAHKTQTRLIQAELNGNPTEKSLLMIHAQDHLMTAISEQKLIEHMVRIIKKLKEER is encoded by the coding sequence ATGACAAACCAAGAACAGGATATTTTTGAAATTATCTCACACGGAGGCAATGCACGTTCCTTGGCATATGAAGCACTAACAGCTGCGGAGGAGTATGACTTTGAAAAAGCAGAAAGTTTGCTAAAGGAAGCAAGTGCGGAGCTGGGCCATGCGCACAAAACACAAACACGATTGATTCAAGCAGAATTGAATGGAAATCCAACAGAAAAATCATTATTAATGATTCATGCCCAAGACCATTTGATGACTGCAATCAGTGAGCAAAAATTAATTGAACATATGGTACGTATTATTAAAAAATTGAAGGAAGAACGTTAA
- a CDS encoding DUF5316 family protein, translating to MMSIFTILLGIGIISLLISGVFLGAWVNSDRQRANFHSETKEHRSFRERIAFWSGGIGVVCLGVAGLVYML from the coding sequence ATGATGAGTATATTCACTATTTTACTCGGTATCGGTATAATAAGCTTGCTCATATCCGGTGTATTTCTCGGTGCTTGGGTTAACAGTGATCGACAGCGTGCAAACTTTCATTCAGAAACAAAGGAGCATCGCTCATTTCGAGAGAGAATTGCATTTTGGAGCGGCGGCATTGGAGTTGTGTGTTTAGGAGTAGCGGGGCTTGTGTATATGCTATGA
- a CDS encoding DinB family protein, translated as MHAKELILLNFEEVRRRSIKVWSALPAESLHWRPDDNAFTCADLIRHVLEGEYLYHQILLNKGSIAKTNPFEARAFLSVEDELAFARPYREGFLHYITTLHPDDLHTVEIDRSNVGYIRTLGDMLLRVAYHESIHTGQLLGYMRTIGVERPNIWD; from the coding sequence ATGCATGCAAAAGAATTAATTTTGCTGAACTTTGAAGAAGTACGCCGCCGCAGTATTAAGGTTTGGTCAGCTCTCCCTGCCGAAAGCCTGCACTGGAGGCCTGATGATAACGCATTTACATGCGCAGATCTCATTCGGCATGTACTTGAAGGTGAATATCTCTATCATCAAATTCTTCTCAATAAAGGCAGTATCGCGAAAACTAATCCATTTGAAGCACGAGCCTTTCTATCTGTTGAGGACGAACTTGCCTTTGCAAGGCCCTATCGGGAAGGCTTCTTGCATTACATCACAACTCTTCACCCCGATGACCTGCATACCGTAGAAATCGATCGCTCCAATGTCGGTTACATTCGAACACTCGGCGACATGCTGCTGCGGGTTGCGTATCATGAATCCATTCATACCGGCCAGCTGCTCGGTTATATGCGCACAATTGGCGTAGAACGGCCAAATATATGGGATTAA
- a CDS encoding 6-phospho-beta-glucosidase — protein MTQEGVKIVTIGGGSSYTPELVEGFIKRYHELPVRELWLVDIEAGKEKLEIVGNLAKRMVQEAGVPMEIKLTLDRKEALRGADFVTTQMRVGLLDARIKDERIPLKHGMIGQETNGAGGLFKGLRTIPVLLEIAEEMQLLCPDAWLINFTNPAGMVTEALLRYSNHKRVVGVCNVPIHTQITIAKLLDVEVSRVHIDFAGLNHMVFGLHVYVDGNDVTERVIKLLCDPDVQMSMRNIAPLPWQPEFLQALGVIPCPYHRYYYKTKDILEEELEAFKSGTTRAEVVKRLEDELFALYKDETLRVKPPQLEKRGGAYYSDAACSLISSIYNDKKDIQTLNVQNNGAIAGLPNESAVEVSCIVTKDGPRPLAIGELPVAVNGLVQEIKSFERLGAEAAVTGSYETALLALTINPLVPTDELAKVVLDELLEAHRDYLPQFFQTQMI, from the coding sequence ATGACGCAAGAAGGGGTAAAAATTGTAACAATCGGCGGCGGATCCAGCTATACGCCAGAGCTTGTGGAAGGATTTATTAAGCGATACCATGAATTGCCGGTACGAGAATTATGGCTTGTGGATATTGAGGCAGGAAAAGAAAAGCTGGAGATTGTCGGCAATTTAGCAAAGCGTATGGTACAAGAAGCAGGTGTACCAATGGAAATTAAGCTGACGCTAGATCGCAAGGAAGCGCTGCGCGGTGCGGATTTCGTTACAACGCAAATGCGTGTAGGTCTATTAGACGCACGCATAAAAGATGAGCGTATTCCGCTGAAGCATGGCATGATCGGGCAAGAAACGAACGGAGCGGGTGGTTTGTTTAAAGGGCTGCGCACCATTCCAGTATTGCTTGAAATTGCCGAGGAAATGCAGCTGCTGTGTCCGGACGCGTGGCTGATCAATTTTACAAATCCGGCAGGTATGGTAACAGAAGCCTTGCTGCGCTACAGTAACCATAAACGCGTTGTCGGCGTGTGCAACGTGCCAATTCATACGCAGATTACGATCGCGAAGCTGCTTGATGTGGAGGTAAGCCGCGTTCATATCGATTTTGCAGGACTGAATCATATGGTCTTCGGTCTACATGTATATGTAGATGGAAACGATGTCACAGAACGCGTCATCAAGCTGCTTTGTGATCCGGACGTACAAATGTCCATGCGCAACATTGCGCCGCTGCCATGGCAACCAGAGTTCCTGCAAGCCCTTGGTGTTATTCCTTGTCCATATCACCGCTATTACTACAAAACAAAGGACATTTTAGAGGAAGAGCTGGAAGCGTTTAAAAGCGGTACAACACGTGCAGAAGTTGTGAAGCGTCTTGAAGACGAGCTGTTTGCACTGTACAAGGATGAAACGCTTCGCGTGAAGCCGCCGCAGCTAGAAAAACGCGGAGGCGCTTATTACAGCGATGCTGCCTGCAGTTTAATTTCTTCTATATATAATGATAAAAAAGATATTCAAACCTTAAATGTACAAAATAACGGCGCGATTGCTGGTCTGCCAAATGAATCAGCAGTAGAAGTGAGCTGTATCGTCACAAAAGATGGTCCAAGGCCGCTCGCAATAGGAGAGCTACCGGTGGCAGTAAATGGTCTCGTGCAAGAGATTAAATCATTTGAACGCCTAGGAGCGGAAGCGGCTGTCACAGGTTCATATGAAACGGCTTTGCTTGCATTAACAATTAATCCGCTTGTACCGACAGATGAGCTAGCAAAGGTCGTCTTAGATGAACTATTGGAAGCGCATCGTGACTACTTGCCGCAATTTTTCCAAACACAAATGATATAA
- a CDS encoding DUF3870 domain-containing protein, producing MYSVRTIYIVGDAKAPQNNPITEQFKSYFLALVIDRDTGVIMDAECSATVALTARFVQSLFLYKHILDPSLPGEIEKRYFGSSQKALLVALKDAKKKYEQLAALST from the coding sequence ATGTATTCTGTGCGGACTATCTATATTGTTGGCGATGCAAAGGCGCCGCAAAACAATCCAATTACTGAGCAGTTCAAAAGTTACTTTTTAGCGCTAGTCATTGACCGGGATACAGGTGTGATTATGGATGCCGAATGTTCCGCAACAGTTGCCTTGACTGCGCGTTTTGTACAATCTTTATTTCTATACAAGCATATTCTTGACCCGAGTTTACCAGGCGAAATCGAAAAGCGCTACTTCGGCTCTTCTCAAAAGGCACTACTCGTCGCACTCAAGGACGCAAAGAAAAAATATGAACAACTCGCCGCTTTATCTACGTAA
- a CDS encoding PTS sugar transporter subunit IIB translates to MKVLFVCSGGMSSAIVVNALKKEADKQGVEMKVLAVGTQEFGEEVKNGWDVAMVAPQVRHRFTELKAEADEASVPCDVIPPQAYSPLGGPALFKKAQELCNL, encoded by the coding sequence ATGAAGGTACTATTTGTTTGCTCTGGGGGCATGTCGAGTGCAATAGTTGTAAACGCTTTAAAAAAGGAAGCTGACAAACAAGGCGTTGAAATGAAAGTGCTTGCAGTTGGTACACAGGAATTTGGAGAAGAAGTGAAGAATGGTTGGGATGTTGCGATGGTGGCACCACAAGTTAGACACCGCTTTACAGAATTAAAAGCAGAAGCAGATGAAGCATCTGTTCCTTGTGATGTAATCCCGCCGCAAGCATATAGCCCGCTTGGTGGTCCGGCACTATTTAAAAAGGCACAAGAGCTGTGCAATTTGTAA
- a CDS encoding N-acetylglucosamine kinase, giving the protein MYIIGVDGGGTKTEAVAYNLQGEEIGRGSSGFGNVLVDAKQAIANIVEAITLCQQTLTEKCAYIYLGLAGIESGSHRAELEQALHVFHTPFSIVNDAKIAHAGALKGSDGILIISGTGSICFGVNGTKEAFTGGWGHLLGDEGSGYRIVIDAFKQLIEEDETSGIHSSLSKALLQEIGAQRANDIKAFIYGAPKGEIAALVPVITAQAEKGSIEAQDILCRAGTELGATAMRLHRKLQLPADVHIGLKGSILMHIESVRTALQAHIHSHLPQATFVVGEESAAKGAYYLAVQELKR; this is encoded by the coding sequence ATGTACATTATTGGTGTAGACGGCGGCGGTACGAAGACGGAGGCTGTTGCGTACAATTTGCAAGGAGAAGAGATAGGTAGAGGTAGCAGTGGCTTTGGGAATGTACTTGTCGATGCGAAGCAGGCCATCGCAAATATTGTGGAGGCTATTACGCTTTGTCAGCAAACGCTTACCGAGAAATGCGCATACATCTATTTAGGACTCGCCGGTATTGAAAGCGGGTCGCACCGCGCTGAGCTGGAGCAGGCACTGCACGTATTTCACACACCTTTTTCCATTGTAAATGACGCAAAGATTGCACATGCCGGTGCATTAAAGGGAAGTGACGGTATTTTAATCATTTCTGGCACGGGTTCAATTTGCTTTGGGGTAAACGGTACAAAGGAAGCCTTTACAGGCGGCTGGGGACATTTGCTGGGTGATGAAGGAAGTGGCTACCGCATCGTCATAGATGCTTTTAAGCAACTCATTGAGGAAGATGAAACATCAGGTATACACAGCTCCCTTAGTAAAGCACTGCTACAGGAGATCGGTGCACAAAGAGCCAATGATATAAAAGCATTCATCTACGGGGCACCAAAAGGGGAAATTGCAGCGCTTGTGCCAGTTATCACCGCGCAGGCTGAGAAAGGATCTATTGAAGCGCAGGATATATTATGCCGTGCCGGCACGGAACTCGGCGCCACAGCAATGCGATTGCACCGAAAGCTGCAGCTGCCTGCTGATGTGCACATCGGGTTAAAGGGAAGTATTTTGATGCATATCGAGTCTGTTCGCACTGCGCTGCAAGCCCATATTCATTCCCACCTTCCGCAGGCGACGTTTGTCGTAGGAGAAGAGTCTGCTGCAAAAGGCGCATATTATTTGGCTGTTCAGGAATTGAAACGTTGA
- a CDS encoding alpha/beta fold hydrolase, giving the protein MYIYEPICTEKPNNELGGSEERFTGSYGKLAYTVKGSGPPLLLIHSISLGASPFCWRKNIDALASRYTVYALELPGFGSSEKRPMIYTANIFIPAITEFIEKVVQARVSIITRDLPAAYCSYIAYIRPELVAKLLLITPSGLAGNDTSPCESSSTTFTIFTQPFVGNGLYNTFSSKESLDQQLKTIFYSDPAYVTPDVIENFYANAHQCPNANYAPASFVAGYCNFSVRSFFGMITQPILILWGAKAIVSPVQNLSQFLGLRPQTQYQIFTNCGLILQEEDPKRFNDTALQFLQA; this is encoded by the coding sequence ATGTATATATATGAGCCTATTTGCACAGAAAAACCCAATAATGAGCTAGGAGGTTCAGAGGAACGATTTACTGGAAGCTATGGAAAGTTGGCTTACACTGTAAAAGGAAGCGGCCCCCCGCTGCTGCTTATTCACAGTATAAGTCTCGGTGCTTCCCCCTTTTGTTGGCGGAAAAACATCGACGCGTTGGCGTCACGTTATACGGTTTACGCGCTGGAATTGCCGGGCTTTGGTAGCTCAGAAAAACGCCCGATGATTTATACAGCCAACATTTTTATTCCTGCCATCACAGAATTTATTGAAAAGGTCGTGCAGGCGCGTGTCAGTATTATTACGAGAGATTTACCCGCTGCCTACTGCAGTTATATCGCTTATATTAGACCAGAGCTCGTAGCAAAACTGTTGCTCATCACGCCTTCTGGTTTGGCAGGGAATGACACGTCTCCGTGTGAATCCAGCTCTACCACGTTTACGATTTTCACACAGCCATTTGTTGGAAACGGTTTATATAATACCTTTTCGTCCAAAGAGAGCTTGGATCAGCAATTAAAAACCATTTTCTACTCTGACCCTGCCTACGTTACGCCTGATGTTATTGAAAACTTTTACGCAAACGCACATCAATGTCCGAATGCAAATTATGCACCAGCTTCCTTTGTGGCAGGCTACTGCAATTTCAGCGTGCGTTCTTTTTTCGGGATGATCACGCAGCCTATTCTCATTCTATGGGGGGCAAAAGCAATCGTTAGTCCTGTGCAAAATCTCTCCCAATTTTTAGGACTGAGACCGCAGACACAATATCAAATTTTCACAAATTGCGGGCTTATTTTACAGGAAGAGGACCCAAAACGCTTTAATGACACTGCACTCCAATTTTTACAAGCATAA